The genomic segment TGAAAACAAGGTTAAAATTATACCCTCCTAGCTACTGTTAAAAATCATACCCTCCTAGCTACCGTTGAAAACAAGGTTAAAATTATACCTTCCGAACTATTGTTAAAAGTTGAATCCTTCCAACTGATGTTAAAAGTTGTACCCTCCTAAATAACCAAATTATTGTTGTGGACATCAGACTACCCCACACCCTGTATGTTATGCTGCAAGTGGCTTAATTGTAAGTAAATTACAgtacaattatatattatatctatgtTGTCCGAGATCAGTAATACAGTCAACATGATCACTATTATGTTGCTAGGATACCAGTAAATCATTACAGCCTCTCAGATGTCTGTCTCCACAGCCAGGGGGTAGTTCTTACAATATTTTTCTCCTcctttcaacattttaaaatgctATCAGCTGAATTTAATTAGGTGacttttgttttattcagtATAATTAAAACCACCAAGAGGTCCTTTTTAACTAATTTAAATTCCAGTTATCAATTAGATAAACTCTAAGTGCCTTGTAGTTATTTTAAAGGTCCATTGATATTTGGCTGCCATTATCCCAGGATTGTTAATGTAGGGTTGTCAACTTTTATGAGTACATGTACTCTTTTTACAATGCTTCGTGCAATACAATATTTTACCAAAAACACTTGCTTTTCTTAACATACCGGTTGATGTATTTAAACAATAAGTTATTGTTTTCGTCTTCTTAAGGTTTTAGAGatagtttgaatttttttttcgtgAAAACTAGTTTAAATTGGGCTCCTGCTGGGTATTCTCATTAActttccttatataaaacaatttaaacagTTCTGAGACAgccaaatcacagtttattttCCTGTTTTGGTAATTACACTTTTCTGGGGGCAGACACATACTATCACCCTTCTGTGTAGAATTCTGTAATTATATCTAATAACCTAGTAAATATTGGAAACCAATGTCTTGGTTGGTCATTATTTAAggacatactagtattatcagtatatttttacaaagcttcataaataaaataaaaacgtACAAACATAAGCACTGAATGcctttttaaacaaaatattgatccTTACTGTAGATAAAATAGTATGTTTTATGAACATCCATTTCATGTCACAAAAAATTTATGTACAGAATGTATAGAGTTATAAATTTTGTATAAGTGTTACTACATCAACAAAGCTGCTGTTAGCCATGGAATATTGGGCGCAGATGAAAATGTCCTTGCTGACTGTGAAACAAGACAATATTCGTAAATAATAGATACCAATGGCTTTGAGAAGTACAGATCAAGGACATTAACTTTTCAAGTTCTTTCAACCttaaaatatttctgtgttgtttgtgttcAGTTGgggattgtatataaatattggtCGTAACTTACGATTCTAATTAACCGTATTATTCTGGCATTATGTAATATTGTGATTATAGGAAGGTAACTACGTGTGTGAACTAGTGTGTACGGAGGTATTTATCATGTACATATAGTTTGTGCTataatttcttatatatttcattatagacTAAAATGTCAAACTCAGTTCAAAGGAAGTAACTTGTATTGAGAAATAGTGTAGAGATTTACTTAGAATTAGATAGGAAACGTCCTACAGAGATTTAGATAGTCCTAGAGATTTAGATAGGAAATGTTCTATAGAGATTTAGATAGGAAACATCCTATAGAGATTTAGATAGAAACGTCCTACAGAGATTTAGATAGAAACGTCCTACAGAGATTTAGATAGGAAATGTCCTACAGAGATTTAGATAGTCCTACAGAGATTTAGATAGTCCTACAGAGATTTAGATAGGAAACGTCCTATGGAGATTTAGATAGAAACATCCTACAGAGATTTAGATAGAAAACGTCCTACAGAGATTTAGATAGGAAATGCCCTATGTCATACAGAGATTTAAATACGAAACCTCCTGCAGAGATTTAGATAGGAGATGTCTATAGAGATTAAGATACGAAATGTCCTACAGAGATTACAATATAGAAAACGTCCTACAGAGGTTTAGATAGGATACATACTACAGAGAACCTACCTGGCAATTCATATTGTAAAAATCTCGTAAGATCAAGGTTAGATATCATTAAGACTTATCTgttgtttaaagattaatgGCATCAtattttttgctgttttttaacactttgattttttgtttacagGAGGTGGCTCCTGAGAAAAAGGTAATGACTGTCTACTACAAAGCTGTTCCCCAGGACGATGTCTCACCCCCAACCTCACCCAACTCTACCTCCACCTGTCTTCGCTTCTCCCGCTTCCGATTGGTTACATTCTTAGTGGTAGCAGTATTGGCAATTCTGTTTGTGACACTTTCGTGTCTGAATGGAGGCTGGGATCCCCGAGGAAGTGTATGCCTCACACCAACTGACTCAGTGCTGGTTCACAGTGACGTTACTACCCACAGTCCTCTGGCCCGACAGGTGCTCCCACACTGTATCATCATCGGGGTGAGGAAAGCTGGTACCAGGGCAGTGTTGCAGTATCTCCAGCTTCACCCTGATGTCGCAGTTGCCGGGTATGAGGTGCATTTCTTTGACGATAACGTCAATTACAGTCAAGGGTTAAACTTCTATCGCAGACAGATGCCCTACTCCCTAAAACATCAGCTGACTATTGAAAAGACACCGGCTTATTTTCATACCTTAAAAGTTCCAGAGAGAGTTGCCAAAATGAATAATTCCATTAAGTTGATACTTGTGGTCAGACAACCAGTACAGCGACTGATATCAAGTTATGTTCAACTTGCATCGAAAAAAGACCATTTTCCAACATTTGAGGAAAAGGTGATTGACCCTGACAATGATGAAGTGAACGAAAACTTTAAACCAGTAAAACGCTCgctatattatatttttatgaaCAGGTGGCTTAAACACTTCCGACTTGACCAGATTCATATTGTGGATGGTGATGTGCTGATTCATAATCCATTTCAGGAAATCTATAATGTGGAAACATTTCTTGGCTTGGAGCATAAAATATCAAAGGATACATTTACCTTTAATCGAACTAAGGGTTTCTATTGTCTGAAACTTGATGATGAACTTGGTAAGAGAACCAAGTGTCTGTCAAAGAGCAAGGGACGCAAACATCCTCCAGTCGATCCAGAGGTCCTCCTTAAACTACGCAGATATTACAAGTCTGCTAATGATCTGTTCTTTCAGCAAGTTCATCGGAGATTTAAATGGTCTTAGCCAGAATTGGGATACCAATGgaaatttacttatttttcagtatgaaatatatgtatttgtattttttcagtgaatattttcatttctcaGTCACGGTGAACG from the Pecten maximus chromosome 4, xPecMax1.1, whole genome shotgun sequence genome contains:
- the LOC117325076 gene encoding heparan sulfate glucosamine 3-O-sulfotransferase 1-like — protein: MTDKIPGFTWMKGLLKEVAPEKKVMTVYYKAVPQDDVSPPTSPNSTSTCLRFSRFRLVTFLVVAVLAILFVTLSCLNGGWDPRGSVCLTPTDSVLVHSDVTTHSPLARQVLPHCIIIGVRKAGTRAVLQYLQLHPDVAVAGYEVHFFDDNVNYSQGLNFYRRQMPYSLKHQLTIEKTPAYFHTLKVPERVAKMNNSIKLILVVRQPVQRLISSYVQLASKKDHFPTFEEKVIDPDNDEVNENFKPVKRSLYYIFMNRWLKHFRLDQIHIVDGDVLIHNPFQEIYNVETFLGLEHKISKDTFTFNRTKGFYCLKLDDELGKRTKCLSKSKGRKHPPVDPEVLLKLRRYYKSANDLFFQQVHRRFKWS